A genomic window from Terrisporobacter glycolicus ATCC 14880 = DSM 1288 includes:
- the rsxC gene encoding electron transport complex subunit RsxC, with protein MKLLTFKGGIHPSYNKEYTNQIALKKAEAPKVVYIPLQQHIGAPAKPIVEVGEEVKKGQKIGEPQGFVSTYIHSSVSGKVISIEEHEIPGGKGLCVAIENDFKEELDESIRPKGELETLDSKDIIKYVQEAGIVGMGGATFPTHVKLSPPPDANIDVVILNGAECEPYLTADHRLMVENPEDVVFGIRVIMKALNVKKGYIGIEVNKPDAIEAITNVAKGFNDVEVVGLEVKYPQGAEKQLIYACTGREVPSGALPAAAGAVVDNVGTAAQIAKTIKTGLPLIERITTVTGSCIKEPANLITKVGTVVSEIIDQCGGFKEDVKVGKFIMGGPMMGMTQYTTNVVTNKGSSGILCISAEEAKIDEPSNCLRCGRCTDVCPAFLQPLYISANSLKGDFERAAEHRALDCIECGSCSFICPARRPLVESIRNAKRQIQAMRRKQQAANK; from the coding sequence ATGAAGCTCTTAACATTTAAAGGAGGAATACATCCTTCATATAATAAAGAGTATACAAATCAAATAGCTTTAAAAAAAGCAGAGGCTCCAAAAGTAGTCTATATACCTCTACAACAACACATAGGTGCGCCAGCAAAACCTATAGTTGAAGTAGGAGAAGAGGTAAAAAAAGGACAAAAAATTGGTGAACCTCAAGGATTTGTATCAACTTATATACATTCATCTGTTTCAGGAAAAGTTATTAGTATAGAAGAACATGAAATTCCAGGAGGAAAAGGACTTTGTGTTGCAATCGAAAATGACTTTAAAGAAGAATTAGATGAAAGTATAAGACCAAAAGGTGAGCTAGAAACATTGGACTCAAAGGATATAATAAAATATGTCCAAGAAGCAGGTATAGTTGGAATGGGTGGAGCAACATTCCCAACTCATGTTAAACTTTCACCACCACCAGATGCAAATATTGATGTTGTTATTTTAAATGGGGCAGAATGTGAACCATATCTTACAGCTGACCATAGACTTATGGTAGAAAATCCTGAAGACGTAGTCTTTGGTATTAGAGTGATAATGAAAGCTCTAAACGTTAAAAAAGGATATATAGGTATTGAAGTTAACAAGCCAGACGCTATAGAAGCTATAACAAATGTTGCTAAAGGATTTAACGATGTGGAAGTAGTTGGCCTAGAAGTTAAATATCCGCAAGGAGCAGAAAAACAATTAATATATGCTTGTACAGGAAGAGAAGTTCCATCGGGAGCATTACCAGCAGCTGCAGGAGCTGTTGTTGACAACGTTGGAACAGCTGCTCAAATAGCAAAAACTATTAAAACTGGATTACCTTTAATAGAAAGAATTACAACAGTAACAGGAAGTTGCATAAAAGAACCTGCCAACTTAATAACAAAAGTAGGTACAGTAGTTTCTGAAATAATTGATCAATGTGGCGGATTTAAAGAAGATGTAAAAGTAGGTAAGTTTATAATGGGTGGACCTATGATGGGTATGACTCAATATACAACAAATGTAGTTACTAACAAAGGTTCTTCTGGAATTCTATGTATATCTGCAGAAGAAGCGAAGATAGATGAACCAAGTAACTGTTTAAGATGTGGTAGATGTACGGATGTATGTCCAGCATTTTTACAACCTTTATATATAAGTGCGAATTCTTTAAAGGGTGACTTTGAAAGAGCAGCAGAACATAGAGCTCTTGATTGTATAGAATGTGGATCTTGCTCATTTATATGCCCAGCAAGAAGACCGTTAGTAGAATCAATAAGAAATGCTAAAAGACAAATTCAAGCTATGAGAAGAAAACAACAAGCGGCTAACAAATAG
- a CDS encoding SH3 domain-containing protein — translation MNTKVITAIGVGTLALSLGHSSISAQEKGTVTVSALNVRSGPGTDTSIKGCLYKGDVVAILEKSDGWLKVQLPNKGTGWVSDKYIQIESASLNAKIKCKVRLNVRSGPGKSYEIKTTVKNGTIHKITDKSNGWCKIQLSNGASGWVHGSYVDETRGNISNDSSNDSNKPEETPETEVNLNGKVTSSVNLNVRSGPGTNYSVKTYLKPGQVVFLLSESNGWYKVKLSNDTIGWASSSYISKSDTYGKSTDSLNVRGGPGTSYSVKTALRKGEVVTITNSSNSWYQIKTSSNITGWVSSKYINITTESPGNNIPGDNTSSESKNEAVVNLAMAQLGKPYVWGGNGPNSFDCSGFTSYVYLNARGISLPRISYEQAKVGTSVGTNNLKKGDLLHFATVTPGRTSHVGIYIGNNQFIHASGSETRPDKVKIDSLSGYYGKVLLGARRF, via the coding sequence GTGAATACAAAAGTAATTACAGCTATAGGAGTTGGAACGCTAGCATTATCTTTAGGTCACTCTAGTATTAGTGCACAGGAAAAAGGAACAGTTACAGTTAGTGCGTTAAATGTAAGAAGTGGACCAGGAACAGATACTAGCATAAAAGGTTGCTTATACAAAGGTGATGTTGTAGCAATATTAGAAAAAAGTGATGGTTGGTTAAAAGTTCAGTTACCTAATAAGGGCACTGGATGGGTCAGTGATAAATATATTCAAATAGAAAGTGCTAGTCTAAATGCAAAAATTAAATGCAAGGTTAGATTAAATGTAAGAAGTGGACCAGGAAAATCATATGAAATTAAAACTACTGTAAAAAATGGAACGATACATAAAATAACTGACAAATCAAATGGTTGGTGCAAAATACAATTATCTAATGGAGCTAGTGGCTGGGTACATGGATCTTATGTTGATGAGACAAGGGGTAACATTTCTAATGATTCAAGTAATGATTCGAACAAGCCTGAAGAAACTCCAGAAACAGAAGTTAATTTAAATGGAAAAGTTACTAGTAGTGTTAATTTAAATGTAAGAAGTGGACCGGGAACAAACTACTCTGTTAAAACTTATTTAAAACCTGGTCAAGTGGTATTTTTATTAAGTGAATCCAATGGATGGTATAAAGTAAAATTATCAAATGATACCATAGGATGGGCTTCATCTTCATATATATCTAAAAGTGATACTTATGGAAAATCAACAGATAGCTTGAATGTAAGAGGTGGACCAGGAACTAGCTACTCTGTTAAAACAGCTCTAAGAAAAGGTGAAGTAGTAACCATAACTAACAGCTCTAACTCTTGGTACCAAATAAAAACTAGTTCTAATATTACTGGATGGGTAAGTTCCAAATATATAAATATTACAACAGAATCGCCAGGTAATAATATACCAGGTGATAATACATCAAGTGAATCTAAAAATGAAGCAGTAGTGAATCTTGCTATGGCTCAATTAGGTAAGCCTTATGTATGGGGTGGAAATGGTCCCAATTCATTTGATTGTTCAGGATTTACAAGTTATGTATATCTAAATGCAAGAGGAATATCTTTACCTAGGATTTCCTATGAACAAGCAAAAGTGGGAACCTCTGTAGGCACAAATAATTTGAAAAAGGGAGATTTATTACACTTTGCTACAGTTACACCTGGAAGAACTTCACATGTGGGTATTTATATTGGAAACAATCAATTTATTCATGCCAGTGGATCTGAAACAAGACCAGATAAGGTGAAAATAGACTCATTATCTGGATATTATGGAAAAGTATTGCTAGGAGCAAGAAGATTTTAA
- a CDS encoding VOC family protein: MKFTFCHNNFNVINLEKSLEFYKKALGLKETRRINSEDGSFVLVYLGDGVTSHNLELTWLRDWDRPYNLGDNEFHLALEVEDFDKAYELHKEMDCICFENKAMGIYFIADPDNYWIEILPKKK; this comes from the coding sequence ATGAAATTTACATTTTGCCATAATAATTTTAACGTAATAAATTTAGAAAAAAGCTTAGAATTTTATAAAAAAGCATTAGGTTTAAAGGAAACTAGACGTATAAATTCAGAAGACGGAAGTTTTGTTTTAGTATACTTAGGTGATGGAGTAACATCTCATAATCTAGAATTAACTTGGTTAAGAGATTGGGACAGACCCTACAATTTAGGAGATAATGAATTTCACTTAGCACTAGAAGTAGAGGACTTTGACAAAGCTTACGAATTGCATAAAGAAATGGACTGCATATGTTTTGAAAATAAAGCTATGGGAATATACTTCATAGCTGATCCAGATAATTACTGGATAGAAATATTACCAAAGAAAAAATAG
- a CDS encoding endonuclease/exonuclease/phosphatase family protein, with product MKFKKLFLLILIIISSVISSNVNTNEGGLNTNLKIVSYNIHSGVDKDMFPTLFDIIDFLKNCDADIICLQEVNESAKVGFQVSSLKEELGMNSHFGANVVNLNSNYGLVTYSKYRIIRQNHVYLSSSKEQRGMLHTVIDVKGKNVNIINIHLGTNKEEQAKQLKELQTFVDGLGNEPYIIAGDFNAADINLDSNCIDVAKELDKSNTLTFSLGIERIDYIFVSQDIVPINYRVIIKKLSDHYPIIAKLRI from the coding sequence ATTAAATTTAAAAAACTTTTTTTATTAATCTTAATTATAATTTCTAGTGTAATATCAAGTAATGTTAATACAAATGAAGGTGGTTTAAATACAAATTTAAAAATTGTAAGTTATAACATACATAGTGGTGTAGATAAAGATATGTTCCCAACTCTTTTTGATATTATAGATTTTTTGAAAAATTGTGATGCAGATATAATTTGCTTACAAGAAGTAAATGAATCTGCAAAGGTAGGATTTCAAGTGAGTAGTCTAAAAGAAGAATTAGGAATGAACTCTCACTTTGGTGCAAATGTAGTAAATCTAAACTCGAATTATGGATTGGTTACTTATTCAAAATATAGAATAATTAGACAAAACCATGTATATTTAAGTAGTTCTAAGGAACAAAGGGGTATGTTACATACAGTTATTGATGTTAAGGGAAAGAATGTAAATATAATTAATATTCACTTGGGAACAAATAAAGAAGAACAAGCAAAACAATTAAAAGAGTTACAAACCTTCGTTGATGGACTTGGCAATGAACCTTATATTATTGCAGGAGACTTTAATGCAGCAGATATAAATCTGGATAGTAATTGTATAGATGTGGCAAAAGAATTAGATAAATCAAATACTCTGACTTTTTCTTTAGGTATAGAAAGAATAGATTATATCTTTGTGTCACAAGATATTGTACCGATAAATTATCGTGTCATTATAAAAAAATTGTCAGACCATTATCCAATTATTGCAAAATTAAGAATATAA
- a CDS encoding DUF3887 domain-containing protein → MKKLRLFLMITLGCVVLGGCSSNELSDDFNEEQLKTTTEKVIQMLCNEEYDKIKEMSGKEFIDAGVTEKIKEVWGPMAKGLGKFDSFDKEAVVGNGDQATVVIISKFENGNVKFTISYNKDMKLTGFYIK, encoded by the coding sequence ATGAAAAAATTAAGATTATTTTTAATGATAACTTTAGGATGTGTAGTGTTAGGGGGATGTTCTTCGAACGAATTAAGTGATGATTTTAATGAAGAACAGTTAAAGACAACTACAGAAAAAGTTATTCAAATGTTATGCAATGAGGAATATGATAAAATAAAAGAAATGTCAGGAAAAGAATTTATAGATGCAGGAGTAACAGAAAAAATAAAGGAAGTTTGGGGGCCTATGGCTAAAGGTTTGGGGAAATTTGATTCTTTTGATAAAGAAGCGGTAGTAGGAAATGGAGACCAAGCTACAGTCGTAATTATATCTAAATTTGAAAATGGGAATGTTAAATTTACTATAAGCTACAATAAAGATATGAAGCTTACAGGATTTTATATTAAATAA
- a CDS encoding YhfC family intramembrane metalloprotease, with amino-acid sequence MIEIGTKIGLVISFVISFVTPILMLIYYMVRKKQKLKPFIVGVLVFFISQIMLRLPLLSYVFPNQIWYMRLSLNPYLYSIFLGLTAGIFEEVGRYIGFKYFMKNNQKYDDGLSFGFGHWAIEALLIVGINAIILSFSHNLLEASGLSITNAFMMGMERLFVLSVHVGLSIIVLYSVRLNKISYLFIAIILHGIIDAGIGILPQIFNMGTIGIEIYLLIWGLGFLYLIYKLKLKFTKMEE; translated from the coding sequence GTGATTGAAATAGGAACTAAAATAGGTTTAGTAATAAGTTTTGTAATTTCATTTGTGACTCCAATATTAATGCTTATTTACTACATGGTTCGCAAAAAACAAAAATTAAAACCTTTTATAGTAGGTGTTTTAGTATTTTTTATATCTCAAATTATGTTAAGACTTCCCTTATTATCTTATGTGTTTCCAAATCAAATTTGGTACATGAGGCTAAGTTTAAATCCTTATTTGTATAGTATATTTTTAGGATTAACTGCAGGTATTTTTGAAGAAGTAGGGCGATATATAGGGTTTAAATATTTCATGAAAAATAATCAAAAATATGATGATGGACTTAGCTTTGGTTTTGGGCATTGGGCTATAGAGGCATTGCTTATAGTAGGAATAAACGCAATTATTCTTTCATTTAGTCATAATTTACTTGAAGCTTCAGGTTTGAGTATAACAAATGCTTTTATGATGGGAATGGAAAGGTTATTTGTACTAAGTGTACATGTAGGCCTTTCAATAATTGTATTATATTCAGTAAGACTAAATAAAATTTCTTACTTATTTATTGCTATTATACTTCATGGAATAATAGATGCAGGAATAGGTATTTTACCGCAAATATTTAATATGGGAACTATAGGTATTGAAATATATCTACTAATTTGGGGATTAGGATTTTTATATTTAATATATAAATTAAAATTGAAGTTTACTAAAATGGAGGAGTAA
- a CDS encoding ATP-binding protein, translating to MEINSYIDLIAYLILPIIGSVFIVYACFDFMKKVDRNIYIKKISYILAFILFNIALSFSALSGNILVNMITFLSGILLIGHFLYNDSKLYLLYYCIFALCFLFVDLLVSFFISFVISYGGFYFSSLAYLQIIVIFLIRIIEYVYIKLFTNFINRREAKVISKIQSFTFLVIPLFSVIYIMTLVYLLQLYAGFVESVLLVVSIILILILNIYVTHIFDTVSKNNTLQNEVKLYYQQSELQHKYYDNLESKYKESRKLIHDVRNHLQSIERLYENKEEDLAKKYTKDIHLMLNELNQKYYTSNRILNIILNDKYQIIKNTNIDFDCKIGEIDLDFIREIDITTIFANLLDNSIEAAKKVENNSYIKFHVNKFNDFIVINIVNSMKEKPTMKNKKIKSTKINHDGLGLENIRKTLEKYEGSLVIDFNEHEFKVNIVIPN from the coding sequence GTGGAAATTAATAGTTATATTGATCTAATTGCATATTTAATATTGCCAATCATAGGAAGTGTATTTATTGTTTATGCTTGCTTTGATTTTATGAAAAAAGTAGATAGAAATATATATATAAAAAAGATAAGTTATATACTTGCATTTATACTATTTAATATTGCCTTATCATTTAGTGCTTTATCAGGAAATATTTTAGTAAATATGATTACATTTTTAAGTGGAATATTGCTAATAGGACATTTTTTATATAATGATTCAAAACTTTATTTATTATATTATTGTATATTTGCTCTTTGTTTTTTATTTGTAGATTTACTGGTTAGTTTCTTTATATCTTTTGTAATATCTTATGGTGGATTTTATTTTTCAAGTTTAGCTTACTTGCAAATAATAGTAATATTTTTAATTAGAATTATAGAATATGTTTACATAAAACTTTTCACAAATTTCATAAATAGACGTGAAGCTAAAGTTATAAGCAAAATTCAAAGTTTTACTTTTTTAGTTATTCCATTATTTAGTGTAATTTATATAATGACTCTAGTTTACTTATTACAACTATATGCTGGATTTGTAGAAAGTGTTTTGCTAGTTGTAAGCATAATTTTAATACTGATTTTAAATATATATGTAACTCATATTTTTGATACTGTATCAAAGAATAATACTTTGCAAAATGAAGTTAAATTGTATTATCAACAAAGTGAGTTACAACACAAGTATTATGATAATTTGGAAAGTAAATATAAAGAATCTCGAAAATTAATTCACGATGTAAGAAATCACTTACAATCCATAGAAAGATTGTATGAAAATAAGGAAGAAGACTTGGCTAAGAAATATACAAAGGATATTCATTTAATGTTAAACGAATTAAATCAAAAGTATTATACAAGTAATAGAATATTAAATATTATTTTAAACGATAAATATCAAATCATAAAAAATACTAACATAGATTTTGATTGCAAAATAGGAGAGATAGATCTTGATTTTATAAGAGAAATTGATATTACAACAATATTTGCAAACCTTTTGGATAATTCTATAGAAGCAGCAAAAAAAGTGGAAAATAATAGCTATATAAAATTTCATGTGAATAAATTTAATGATTTTATAGTTATAAATATAGTAAATTCCATGAAAGAAAAACCAACTATGAAAAATAAAAAAATTAAAAGTACAAAAATTAACCATGATGGCTTAGGCTTAGAAAATATAAGAAAGACTTTAGAAAAATATGAAGGTAGCTTAGTTATTGATTTTAATGAGCATGAATTTAAAGTTAATATTGTAATTCCAAATTAA
- a CDS encoding LytR/AlgR family response regulator transcription factor, with amino-acid sequence MIKIAICDDDLIILNHTKEIIENYKIKDLKIHLYKSGEELLESEEKFDIIFLDIDMEGINGIETAKEIRTYDKKVKIIYVTNYTDYTSSAFSVHAFGYLIKPIKEKDLQEQLDEALSYMKEDEEYLMDFMTEDGLVRIDVKKIYYFEYVSRKILMRTSEKTYIIKDKISAISDKMKNFGFEMPHKSFVVNLYNVKSIKGYDIYMMDESVIPLSQKKSSEFRNTLNIYLSNHIEKQIRG; translated from the coding sequence ATGATTAAAATAGCTATTTGTGACGATGATTTAATCATCCTTAATCATACAAAAGAAATAATAGAAAATTATAAGATAAAAGATTTGAAAATACACTTGTATAAAAGTGGAGAAGAATTGCTAGAAAGTGAAGAGAAATTTGACATTATATTTTTAGACATAGATATGGAGGGAATAAATGGAATAGAAACAGCTAAAGAAATTAGGACTTACGATAAAAAAGTAAAAATAATTTATGTGACAAATTATACAGACTACACGTCTTCTGCTTTTAGTGTTCATGCATTTGGTTATTTAATAAAACCGATTAAAGAAAAAGATCTTCAGGAACAACTTGATGAAGCTTTATCCTACATGAAAGAAGATGAAGAATATTTAATGGACTTTATGACAGAAGATGGGTTAGTAAGAATAGATGTAAAGAAAATATATTATTTTGAATATGTATCTAGAAAAATACTTATGAGAACAAGTGAAAAGACTTATATTATAAAAGATAAAATTTCAGCTATAAGTGATAAAATGAAAAATTTTGGTTTCGAAATGCCCCATAAAAGCTTTGTAGTAAATTTGTATAATGTGAAATCTATCAAGGGTTATGACATTTATATGATGGATGAAAGTGTAATACCTTTATCTCAAAAAAAATCAAGTGAGTTTAGAAATACTCTCAATATTTATCTTAGTAATCATATTGAGAAACAGATAAGGGGGTAG
- a CDS encoding helix-turn-helix domain-containing protein, giving the protein MNDVEISKKICEYRKRKGLTIKELANLTGVTSSLLSQIEKGTANPSLNTIKQISNALNIPLFNFFINDRHTENLVVRKNKRKKMVFEDDENLAYELLTPNLQGDIEFVLMTIPANESSSNEQFSHKGEEVAYVINGKVNLYMMNTVIELNSGDSVKIPTLTQHKWENMSNEECRVIFAVTPPSF; this is encoded by the coding sequence ATGAATGATGTAGAAATTTCAAAAAAAATTTGTGAATATAGAAAAAGAAAAGGGTTAACTATAAAGGAGTTAGCAAATCTTACAGGTGTAACTTCTTCTTTACTTAGTCAAATAGAAAAAGGAACTGCAAACCCATCATTAAACACGATTAAGCAGATTTCCAATGCCTTAAACATTCCTTTATTTAATTTTTTTATTAATGATAGGCATACAGAAAATTTAGTAGTAAGGAAAAATAAAAGGAAAAAAATGGTATTCGAAGATGATGAGAATTTGGCTTATGAGTTGCTTACACCTAATTTACAAGGAGATATAGAATTTGTTCTTATGACAATACCAGCAAATGAATCTTCATCAAATGAACAATTTAGTCATAAAGGAGAGGAAGTTGCCTATGTAATAAATGGGAAAGTAAACCTTTATATGATGAATACAGTTATAGAGTTGAATTCTGGAGATAGTGTTAAGATTCCTACTCTTACTCAACACAAATGGGAAAACATGAGTAATGAAGAATGTCGGGTGATATTTGCAGTTACACCGCCATCTTTTTAA
- the alr gene encoding alanine racemase: MINSSTWAEINLENIRYNVNSVKNALKDETKLCCVIKANAYGHGAVEVAKFLEKENVDFFSVARLEEGLELSQNNIKTPILCMGYIDSCKSQHAIDNNIRITVYSLEMAENINSLAKTSNKKAYVHIKLDTGMSRIGFLVNDNSINDIKRIFNFENIIVEGIYTHFAKADEVNKDATFHQISKYNEVIKALESDNLNVPIKHVSNSAAILDLRDCDFNMVRLGVSLYGCYPSDDVSREIDLKTCLELKTKISNVKTIEKGTSVSYGGTYTVDKDTKIATIPIGYADGFPRTQKNPKAFVNGRLVNIVGRICMDQTMLEIPNDLDVNTEDVVTLIGNIDGIKIGNISQNVDTIDHEVLCNINRRVNRIYLSNDDKYTVSYTLSND, translated from the coding sequence ATGATAAATTCAAGCACATGGGCAGAAATAAATTTAGAAAATATAAGATACAATGTAAACAGTGTAAAAAACGCATTAAAAGATGAAACTAAACTTTGTTGTGTAATAAAGGCAAACGCTTACGGACATGGTGCCGTAGAGGTTGCTAAGTTCTTAGAAAAGGAAAATGTGGATTTTTTTTCTGTCGCTAGATTAGAAGAAGGTTTAGAGCTTTCTCAAAATAATATAAAAACTCCTATTTTATGTATGGGTTATATTGATAGTTGTAAATCACAACATGCTATAGATAATAATATAAGAATTACAGTGTATTCACTTGAAATGGCCGAAAATATTAATAGTTTGGCTAAAACAAGCAATAAAAAAGCTTATGTTCATATTAAATTAGATACAGGTATGAGTAGAATAGGTTTCTTAGTAAATGATAATTCTATTAATGATATAAAAAGAATATTCAATTTTGAAAATATAATTGTTGAAGGTATTTATACTCACTTTGCAAAAGCTGATGAAGTTAATAAAGATGCTACTTTCCATCAAATTTCAAAATATAATGAGGTTATAAAGGCATTAGAATCTGATAATTTAAATGTTCCTATAAAACACGTTTCTAATAGTGCTGCCATACTAGACTTAAGGGATTGTGATTTTAATATGGTTAGATTAGGCGTTTCTCTATACGGATGTTATCCTTCAGATGATGTTAGTAGAGAAATAGATTTAAAAACTTGCCTTGAGCTAAAAACTAAAATAAGCAATGTTAAAACTATAGAAAAAGGAACTAGTGTTAGTTATGGAGGTACTTATACAGTCGATAAAGACACTAAAATAGCTACTATACCTATTGGTTACGCTGATGGCTTCCCTAGAACTCAAAAAAATCCAAAGGCATTTGTAAATGGTAGATTAGTTAATATTGTTGGTAGAATATGTATGGATCAAACTATGTTAGAAATACCAAATGATCTTGATGTAAATACGGAAGATGTAGTTACTTTAATTGGAAATATTGATGGTATAAAAATCGGTAATATTTCACAAAATGTAGATACTATAGACCACGAAGTTCTATGTAATATAAATAGAAGAGTAAATAGAATTTATTTAAGCAACGATGATAAATATACAGTAAGTTACACCCTATCAAATGATTAA
- a CDS encoding bacteriohemerythrin, whose amino-acid sequence MAYNWSNDLLTGNMQIDTEHKELIKAINDLLEACSKGKGRAELEKTVKFLSSYTKTHFAHEEALQVKYNYPDYNNHKKYHKHFVEQVENIHKKLLAEGSNIVLVGEINSKVGNWIINHIKREDVKVAQHIKSKSK is encoded by the coding sequence ATGGCGTATAATTGGTCAAATGATTTACTAACAGGGAATATGCAAATTGATACAGAGCACAAGGAATTAATAAAAGCAATTAATGATTTGTTAGAGGCTTGTAGCAAGGGTAAAGGTAGAGCTGAATTAGAAAAAACAGTAAAATTTTTATCTTCTTATACAAAAACACATTTTGCTCATGAAGAGGCTTTACAAGTGAAATATAACTACCCTGATTACAATAATCACAAGAAATATCATAAACACTTTGTAGAACAGGTTGAAAATATACATAAAAAACTTTTAGCAGAGGGTTCAAACATTGTCTTGGTGGGAGAAATCAATAGTAAGGTTGGTAATTGGATAATTAATCACATAAAAAGAGAGGATGTCAAAGTAGCTCAGCATATAAAAAGTAAATCAAAATAA
- a CDS encoding branched-chain amino acid aminotransferase, protein MENINLDWKNLGFDYRQTAKRYVSNYDHGTWDEGILTEDSNVVINECAGVLQYAQTCFEGLKAYRTEDGKVVIFRPDLNAERLADSARRLHMPIISQEKFLDAIEQVVLANIDFVPPFGSGGTLYIRPYIFGSGSVIGVKPDTKFQFRVFTTPVGPYFKGGVKPLSICVSDYDRAAPHGTGHVKAGLNYAMSLHALQVAHENGFDENMYLDAATRTKVEETGGANFIFVTKDKKIVTPKSDTILPSITRRSLMHVAKEYLGLEVEEREVHVEELKDFTECALCGTAAVLSPVGKVTYKDEVICFSNGTTEMGPICKKLYDTLTGIQMGKIESPEGWIKVIAD, encoded by the coding sequence ATGGAAAATATAAATCTAGATTGGAAAAACTTAGGGTTTGATTATAGACAAACTGCTAAAAGATATGTATCTAATTATGATCATGGAACTTGGGATGAAGGAATTTTAACAGAAGATTCAAATGTTGTAATTAATGAATGTGCAGGGGTTTTACAATATGCACAAACTTGTTTTGAAGGCTTAAAAGCTTACAGAACAGAAGATGGAAAGGTAGTTATATTTAGACCGGACCTTAACGCTGAACGTTTGGCAGATTCAGCAAGAAGACTTCATATGCCAATAATATCGCAGGAAAAGTTCTTAGACGCTATAGAGCAAGTTGTGTTGGCTAATATTGATTTTGTACCACCATTTGGAAGTGGGGGGACATTATATATAAGACCATATATATTTGGAAGTGGATCAGTTATAGGGGTGAAACCAGATACAAAGTTCCAATTCAGAGTATTCACAACGCCTGTTGGACCATATTTTAAGGGCGGAGTTAAGCCACTTAGTATATGTGTAAGTGATTATGATAGAGCAGCACCACATGGTACAGGTCATGTAAAAGCAGGACTTAATTATGCTATGAGTTTACATGCACTTCAAGTTGCCCATGAAAATGGATTTGATGAAAATATGTATCTAGATGCAGCAACAAGAACAAAAGTTGAGGAAACAGGTGGAGCAAATTTTATATTTGTAACAAAGGATAAAAAGATAGTTACACCAAAATCTGATACTATACTACCATCAATAACACGTCGTTCTTTAATGCATGTAGCAAAAGAATACCTTGGACTAGAAGTTGAAGAAAGAGAAGTACATGTAGAAGAATTAAAAGATTTTACAGAATGTGCTTTATGCGGAACTGCAGCAGTATTATCACCAGTTGGTAAAGTAACTTATAAGGATGAAGTAATATGCTTCTCAAATGGAACAACTGAAATGGGTCCAATTTGTAAAAAGTTATATGACACATTAACAGGAATACAAATGGGTAAAATAGAATCCCCAGAAGGTTGGATAAAAGTAATAGCTGATTAA
- a CDS encoding heavy-metal-associated domain-containing protein, with translation MKRKLSIEGMRCSHCVANLKDVLTEDIAGVEVIEVNLDGKYAVVDMDDTVDIEKVKELIEDLGFNLISVE, from the coding sequence ATGAAAAGAAAGTTATCTATTGAAGGAATGAGATGTAGCCATTGTGTGGCAAATTTAAAAGATGTTCTAACAGAAGATATTGCGGGGGTAGAGGTCATAGAAGTTAATTTAGATGGAAAGTATGCTGTTGTAGATATGGATGATACTGTAGATATTGAAAAAGTTAAAGAATTAATAGAAGATTTAGGTTTTAACTTAATAAGTGTAGAATAA